Proteins encoded within one genomic window of Gloeobacter kilaueensis JS1:
- a CDS encoding PAAR domain-containing protein, whose protein sequence is MTGRPAARLTDMTAHGGPLAPGPGSPNILIGGLPAWRGIGAAQVAALLDTFQQGVKDIGKATAKATAAAGTPAGPAAQLHLEETIKDSALKVARLIASFTADIHACATPYVVIPHGTGVVIDGSQTVFHNNLPACRLGDTIQETLSVNKIVMGCFTVLIGG, encoded by the coding sequence ATGACCGGTAGACCCGCCGCCCGGCTGACGGACATGACCGCCCACGGGGGGCCGCTTGCTCCGGGTCCCGGCAGCCCCAACATCTTGATCGGGGGACTGCCAGCCTGGCGGGGGATCGGTGCCGCCCAGGTGGCTGCCCTGCTCGATACCTTTCAGCAGGGTGTCAAGGACATCGGCAAGGCGACGGCGAAGGCAACCGCCGCTGCCGGAACGCCTGCGGGTCCGGCGGCGCAACTGCACCTGGAGGAGACGATCAAAGACTCGGCCCTCAAAGTTGCCAGGCTCATCGCGAGCTTTACCGCCGACATCCACGCCTGCGCCACGCCCTACGTCGTCATCCCCCACGGCACAGGAGTGGTCATCGACGGCAGCCAGACGGTCTTTCACAACAACCTGCCCGCCTGCCGCCTGGGCGACACGATCCAGGAAACCCTCTCCGTCAACAAGATCGTCATGGGCTGCTTCACCGTCCTCATCGGCGGCTAA
- a CDS encoding Uma2 family endonuclease codes for MLMLLNDSITYPESDGRPMADNTEQFRWIVYLKENLEWLFAADPAVFVAGDLLWYPIEGKDKLCQAPDVLVAFGRAKGRRGSYRQWLEGNIPPQVVIEVISPGNTIPEMTRKFQFYERYGVEEYYLYDPDRGSLDGFIRQDEGLVPLETVEGWVSPRLGIHFLLTGGGELQILRPDGQPFESFQVLAERAEQERQRAEQERQRAEQERQRAEQERQRAERLAERLRQLGIDPDSPGE; via the coding sequence TTGCTGATGCTTCTAAACGATTCGATCACCTATCCTGAGTCCGACGGTCGGCCCATGGCGGACAACACCGAGCAATTTCGCTGGATTGTCTACCTCAAAGAAAATCTCGAATGGCTCTTTGCCGCCGATCCGGCTGTGTTCGTTGCCGGAGATCTGCTCTGGTACCCGATCGAGGGCAAAGACAAACTCTGTCAGGCTCCCGACGTCCTCGTGGCCTTCGGACGAGCGAAGGGCCGCCGGGGCAGCTACCGGCAATGGCTCGAAGGCAATATTCCTCCCCAGGTTGTCATTGAAGTTATCTCCCCCGGCAACACGATCCCCGAGATGACCCGCAAGTTTCAGTTTTACGAGCGCTACGGCGTCGAAGAATACTACCTCTACGACCCGGATCGCGGCAGCCTCGATGGTTTTATCCGGCAGGACGAAGGTCTGGTCCCGCTCGAAACGGTCGAAGGCTGGGTGAGCCCGCGCCTCGGTATTCACTTCCTGCTCACCGGTGGAGGCGAATTGCAGATCTTGCGTCCGGACGGTCAGCCCTTCGAGAGCTTTCAGGTGCTGGCCGAGCGCGCCGAGCAAGAACGACAGCGGGCCGAGCAAGAACGGCAGCGCGCCGAGCAAGAACGACAGCGGGCCGAGCAAGAACGGCAGCGGGCGGAGAGGCTGGCAGAACGCCTGCGGCAGTTGGGCATCGATCCAGACAGCCCAGGCGAGTAG